In one Melaminivora jejuensis genomic region, the following are encoded:
- a CDS encoding sensor histidine kinase, with the protein MNSAQESLPPRAETLAGRLARTLIVWVGGVWLACVLAVVWYVDSEINHNFDSELVEVSHRLFDIALDRLDAAPAQPGTAPLTIAAPVTFAESDVPYQLVSLDARVLARSASASAAQFDVPLAPGFAQAGGWRVYTLRHPAREVFLQVADPLDERRETLNRTLIGLLVPLVAVLPLLAWLLRRIARRELRVLDVLAHEISLRDGQLLQPIELPALPRELRGVEDHVNRLLERLSQALDVERALAANAAHELRTPLAAARLRLQTALEHGLARSDVQAALTALQTLAQRTEKLLQLSRAESSAPLAREPVDLAQLAEAVAQEFWQDDRVVDRLELTLAVAPQDAPLCVPGDFDALAIALRNLVENALHYSAGSSVEIVAGPGTTLAVRDHGPGVPPERLARLQQRHVRHSASRAGYGLGLSIASTIAHKHGARLRLSSPPPGLAHGFEARLELPALPAPSAFN; encoded by the coding sequence ATGAACTCCGCCCAGGAATCGCTGCCGCCCCGTGCCGAAACCCTGGCTGGTCGGCTGGCGCGCACCCTCATCGTCTGGGTGGGCGGCGTCTGGCTGGCCTGCGTGCTGGCCGTGGTCTGGTATGTCGATAGTGAGATCAATCACAACTTCGACAGCGAACTGGTGGAGGTCTCGCATCGCCTGTTCGACATCGCCCTGGATCGCCTGGATGCGGCCCCGGCACAGCCGGGCACAGCGCCCCTGACCATTGCCGCTCCCGTCACCTTTGCCGAATCCGACGTGCCCTATCAGCTCGTCAGTCTGGATGCGCGCGTGCTGGCGCGCTCGGCCAGCGCTAGCGCCGCACAGTTTGACGTGCCGCTGGCACCCGGCTTTGCCCAGGCCGGCGGCTGGCGCGTGTACACGCTGCGCCATCCGGCGCGCGAGGTCTTCTTGCAGGTGGCCGATCCGCTGGACGAGCGCCGCGAAACCCTCAACCGCACGCTGATCGGGCTGCTGGTGCCCCTGGTGGCCGTGCTGCCGCTGCTGGCCTGGCTGCTGCGACGCATCGCCCGGCGCGAGCTGCGTGTGCTAGACGTCCTGGCGCACGAGATCAGCCTGCGCGACGGCCAACTGCTGCAACCTATCGAGCTGCCCGCCCTGCCGCGCGAATTGCGCGGCGTGGAAGACCATGTCAACCGTCTGCTGGAGCGCCTGTCTCAGGCGCTCGACGTGGAGCGCGCCCTGGCTGCCAATGCCGCGCACGAACTGCGTACACCCCTGGCGGCGGCCCGGCTGCGGCTGCAGACTGCCCTGGAGCATGGTCTGGCGCGCAGCGACGTGCAGGCCGCACTGACGGCGCTGCAGACGCTGGCCCAGCGCACAGAAAAGCTGCTGCAGCTGTCGCGCGCCGAATCCAGCGCCCCGCTGGCACGCGAACCGGTCGATTTGGCCCAGCTGGCCGAAGCCGTGGCGCAGGAGTTCTGGCAGGACGACCGTGTGGTCGATCGGCTGGAGCTGACGCTGGCGGTGGCGCCGCAAGACGCCCCGCTGTGCGTGCCGGGCGACTTCGATGCCCTGGCCATCGCCCTGCGCAATCTGGTGGAAAACGCCCTGCACTACAGCGCGGGCAGCAGCGTGGAGATCGTCGCCGGCCCGGGCACCACGCTGGCGGTGCGCGACCACGGCCCTGGCGTGCCGCCCGAGCGGCTGGCGAGACTGCAGCAGCGCCATGTGCGCCACAGTGCCAGCCGGGCCGGCTATGGCCTGGGCCTGTCGATCGCCAGCACCATTGCACACAAGCACGGGGCAAGGCTGCGGCTGTCCTCACCGCCGCCCGGGCTGGCGCACGGCTTCGAAGCACGACTGGAGCTGCCCGCCCTGCCGGCGCCGTCCGCCTTCAACTGA
- a CDS encoding acyl-CoA thioesterase, whose translation MKISLPEHKKLVHQMHLDVRWGDMDAMGHVNNAMYFRYLESIRIDWMTAVGANPQPQGQGPVIVNAFCSFLRQIEYPARLLLKLYVSDPARTTFETWITIEREDQPGVIYAEGGATTIWVDFPQQKAVALPDWMRAIVS comes from the coding sequence ATGAAAATCTCTCTGCCTGAACACAAGAAGCTGGTACACCAGATGCACTTGGACGTGCGCTGGGGCGACATGGACGCCATGGGCCATGTCAACAACGCCATGTACTTTCGTTACCTGGAGAGCATCCGCATCGACTGGATGACGGCTGTAGGGGCCAATCCCCAGCCCCAGGGCCAGGGGCCGGTCATCGTGAACGCTTTTTGCAGCTTCCTGCGCCAGATCGAGTATCCGGCGCGGCTGCTGCTGAAGCTCTATGTGAGCGACCCGGCGCGCACCACCTTCGAGACCTGGATCACCATCGAGCGTGAAGACCAGCCCGGCGTGATCTATGCCGAAGGCGGCGCCACCACCATCTGGGTGGACTTCCCGCAGCAAAAGGCCGTGGCTCTGCCGGACTGGATGCGCGCCATCGTCAGTTGA
- a CDS encoding electron transfer flavoprotein-ubiquinone oxidoreductase: MTNEEILQQYGPREAMEYDVVIVGGGPGGLATAIRLKQMAEANGQDISVVVLEKGSEPGAHILSGAIMDPKALTELIPDWKAKGAPLNQPVSDDAMVFLGEKGSFRTPNFLLPQCFQNHGNYVVALGNVVRWMAEQAEALGVEIFPGFAAAEVIYHDDGSVKGVATGNMGLDKEGQPTDEFQLGMELHGKYTIFAEGARGHLGKQLIARYRLDEGRDPQAYGIGVKELWEIDPKRHQPGFVLHTAGWPLASDTYGGGFLYHLEDNKVTLGFITGLDYANPYLSPFEEMQRWKLHPNIRWYLEGDEAKGIKPAKRLGYGARAIVAGGLLSLPKFVFPGGALVGCDAGFLNASRIKGSHAAIKTGMMAAEAAYDAVVAGRQGDELTAYPKAFEASWLHEELNKARNFKSWFKKGLTTATLMNGIEQFVLKGHIPWTLHRDTPDHATLKPAAECQPIVYPKPDGKLTFDRLSSVFVSNTNHAENQPAHLKLKDAKVPTEINLPRYAGPESRYCPAGVYEFVPDEAKGGNAQRLQINAQNCVHCKTCDIKDPTQNIVWVTPEGGGGPNYTGM; the protein is encoded by the coding sequence ATGACGAACGAAGAGATCCTGCAGCAGTACGGCCCGCGCGAGGCCATGGAATACGACGTGGTGATCGTCGGCGGCGGCCCGGGCGGCCTGGCTACGGCGATTCGCCTCAAGCAGATGGCCGAGGCCAATGGCCAGGACATCTCGGTGGTGGTGCTGGAAAAAGGCTCGGAGCCGGGCGCGCACATCCTGTCGGGCGCCATCATGGATCCCAAGGCGCTGACCGAGCTGATCCCCGACTGGAAGGCCAAGGGCGCGCCGCTGAACCAGCCCGTCTCCGACGACGCGATGGTCTTCCTGGGCGAGAAGGGTTCATTTCGCACGCCCAACTTCCTGCTGCCCCAGTGCTTCCAGAACCACGGCAACTACGTGGTGGCCCTGGGCAACGTGGTGCGCTGGATGGCCGAGCAGGCCGAGGCGCTCGGGGTCGAGATCTTCCCCGGCTTTGCCGCTGCCGAGGTCATCTACCACGACGACGGCTCGGTCAAGGGCGTGGCCACGGGCAACATGGGCCTCGACAAGGAGGGCCAGCCCACGGACGAATTCCAGCTGGGCATGGAGCTGCACGGCAAGTACACCATCTTTGCGGAAGGCGCGCGCGGCCACCTGGGCAAACAGCTGATCGCCCGCTACAGGCTCGACGAGGGACGCGACCCGCAGGCCTACGGCATCGGCGTCAAGGAGCTGTGGGAGATCGACCCCAAGCGCCACCAGCCAGGCTTCGTGCTGCACACCGCCGGCTGGCCACTGGCCAGCGACACCTATGGCGGCGGCTTCCTCTACCACCTGGAGGACAACAAGGTCACGCTGGGCTTCATCACCGGTCTGGACTATGCCAACCCCTACCTCAGCCCGTTCGAGGAGATGCAGCGCTGGAAGCTACACCCCAACATCCGCTGGTACCTGGAGGGCGACGAGGCCAAGGGCATCAAGCCGGCCAAGCGCCTGGGCTACGGCGCGCGCGCCATCGTCGCCGGTGGCCTGCTGAGCCTGCCCAAGTTCGTCTTCCCCGGCGGTGCGCTGGTGGGCTGCGACGCTGGCTTTCTGAACGCCAGCCGCATCAAGGGCAGCCATGCCGCCATCAAGACCGGCATGATGGCCGCCGAGGCGGCCTATGACGCCGTAGTGGCAGGCCGCCAGGGCGACGAGCTGACGGCCTACCCAAAGGCCTTCGAGGCCAGCTGGCTGCACGAGGAGCTGAACAAGGCGCGCAACTTCAAGTCCTGGTTCAAGAAGGGCCTGACCACGGCCACGCTGATGAACGGCATCGAGCAATTCGTGCTCAAGGGCCACATCCCCTGGACGCTGCACCGCGACACGCCAGACCACGCCACGCTCAAGCCCGCTGCCGAGTGCCAGCCCATCGTCTATCCCAAGCCCGATGGCAAGCTGACGTTCGACCGCCTGTCCAGCGTGTTCGTGAGCAACACCAACCACGCCGAAAACCAGCCCGCGCACCTGAAGCTGAAAGATGCCAAGGTGCCCACCGAGATCAACCTGCCCCGCTATGCCGGCCCCGAGAGCCGCTATTGCCCGGCAGGCGTCTATGAGTTCGTGCCCGACGAGGCCAAGGGCGGCAATGCCCAGCGCCTGCAGATCAACGCGCAGAACTGCGTGCACTGCAAGACCTGCGACATCAAGGATCCGACGCAGAACATCGTCTGGGTCACACCCGAGGGTGGGGGCGGCCCTAATTACACCGGCATGTGA
- a CDS encoding ABC transporter substrate-binding protein translates to MKSLSWAPLSALALAAAALAPAAHAADTKSVAVTAIVEHPALDAVRDGVKDALKAAGYEEGKNLKWQYQSAQGNTGTAAQIARKFVGDKPDAIVAIATPSAQAVVAATKSVPVVFSAVTDPVAAKLVASWEPSKNNVTGVSDLLALDKQLELIKQVVPNAKRVGMVYNPGEANSVVVVKEMKELLAKNGMTLVEASAPRSVDVGSAARSLIGKADVIYTNTDNNVVSAYEALVKVGQEAKLPLVASDTDSVKRGAIAALGINYRDLGEQTGRVVVRILKGEQPGDIKPEVSTKMELFVNPGAAEKQGVKLSDALVKSAAQVIQ, encoded by the coding sequence ATGAAAAGCCTGTCCTGGGCGCCCCTGAGCGCATTGGCCCTGGCCGCCGCAGCCCTCGCGCCTGCCGCACACGCCGCCGACACCAAATCCGTGGCCGTGACGGCCATCGTCGAACACCCGGCGCTCGATGCGGTGCGCGATGGCGTCAAGGACGCCCTTAAGGCTGCCGGCTACGAGGAGGGCAAGAACCTCAAGTGGCAATACCAGAGCGCCCAGGGCAACACCGGCACGGCCGCGCAGATCGCGCGCAAGTTCGTCGGCGACAAGCCGGATGCCATCGTCGCCATTGCCACCCCATCGGCACAGGCCGTCGTGGCCGCCACCAAGAGCGTGCCGGTGGTGTTTTCCGCCGTGACCGACCCGGTGGCCGCCAAGTTGGTGGCCAGCTGGGAGCCGTCCAAGAACAACGTGACCGGCGTGTCCGACCTGCTGGCGCTGGACAAGCAGCTTGAGCTGATCAAGCAGGTGGTGCCCAATGCCAAGCGCGTGGGCATGGTCTACAACCCGGGCGAGGCCAACTCGGTGGTCGTGGTCAAGGAGATGAAGGAGCTGCTGGCCAAGAATGGCATGACGCTGGTCGAGGCCTCGGCGCCGCGCTCGGTGGACGTGGGCAGCGCCGCGCGCAGCCTGATCGGCAAGGCCGACGTGATCTACACCAACACCGACAACAACGTGGTCTCGGCCTACGAGGCGCTGGTGAAAGTCGGCCAGGAAGCCAAGCTGCCGCTGGTGGCCTCGGACACCGACAGCGTCAAGCGCGGCGCCATCGCCGCCTTAGGCATCAACTACCGCGACCTGGGCGAGCAAACTGGCCGTGTGGTGGTGCGCATCCTCAAGGGCGAACAGCCCGGCGACATCAAGCCAGAAGTCAGCACCAAGATGGAGCTGTTCGTGAACCCTGGCGCTGCCGAAAAGCAGGGCGTCAAGCTGTCCGACGCGCTGGTCAAGTCGGCCGCGCAAGTCATCCAGTAA
- a CDS encoding ABC transporter permease: MSLFSLLGAVEIGLIFSLVALGVFISFRLLRFPDLTVDGSFPLGGAVCAVLIASGANPFVATVAAAAAGAIAGLVTGWLNVRLKIMDLLASILMMIALYSVNLRIMGGPNIPLINDPTVFTLLQPEGLEDYWWRPLLLLVIVIAAKLAMDWFFATERGLAIRATGSNARMARAQGINTGAMVLLGMAVSNALVGVAGALFAQTQGGSDISMGIGTIVIGLAAVIVGESILPSRRIVYATLAVIIGAIVYRFFIAAALNSDFIGLKAQDLNLVTAVLVTIALVIPQIKRRLRSKRLADTPKSL, encoded by the coding sequence ATGTCCCTGTTCTCCCTGCTTGGCGCGGTCGAGATCGGCCTGATCTTCAGTCTGGTTGCTCTGGGCGTCTTCATTTCGTTCCGGTTGCTGCGCTTTCCCGACCTGACGGTGGACGGCAGTTTTCCGCTGGGCGGCGCGGTGTGCGCCGTGCTGATCGCCAGCGGCGCCAACCCCTTCGTGGCCACCGTGGCCGCTGCCGCTGCCGGCGCCATCGCCGGCCTGGTCACCGGCTGGCTGAACGTGCGCCTGAAGATCATGGATCTGCTGGCCTCCATCCTGATGATGATCGCGCTGTACTCGGTCAATCTGCGCATCATGGGTGGGCCCAACATCCCGCTGATCAACGATCCCACGGTCTTCACCCTGCTGCAGCCCGAGGGGCTGGAGGACTACTGGTGGCGCCCGCTGTTGCTGCTGGTCATCGTGATTGCCGCCAAGCTGGCCATGGACTGGTTCTTCGCCACCGAGCGCGGCCTGGCCATTCGCGCCACCGGCTCCAACGCCCGCATGGCGCGCGCCCAGGGCATCAACACCGGCGCCATGGTGCTGCTGGGCATGGCCGTGTCCAACGCCCTGGTCGGCGTGGCCGGCGCGCTGTTTGCCCAGACCCAGGGCGGCTCGGACATCTCCATGGGCATAGGCACCATCGTCATCGGCCTGGCTGCCGTGATCGTGGGCGAGTCCATCCTGCCTTCGCGGCGCATTGTCTATGCCACGCTGGCCGTCATCATCGGCGCTATCGTCTATCGCTTCTTCATCGCCGCCGCGCTCAACAGCGACTTCATCGGCCTCAAGGCGCAGGACTTGAACCTGGTCACCGCCGTGCTGGTGACGATTGCCCTGGTCATCCCGCAAATCAAGCGCCGCCTGCGCAGCAAGCGCCTGGCCGACACCCCCAAGAGCCTGTGA
- a CDS encoding ABC transporter ATP-binding protein, with the protein MLSAQDLHITFNPGTPIETRALRGMSLDIPAGQFVTVIGSNGAGKSTFLNAISGDLPVDMGRIAIDGLDVTHRPVWERAERVARVFQDPMAGTCEDLTIEENMALAQQRGTRRSLRGAVKAAERAMFRERLATLGLGLENRLTDRIGLLSGGQRQAVSLLMAALQPSRILLLDEHTAALDPRTADFVLQLTARIVAENKLTTMMVTHSMRQALDVGQRTVMLHQGQVVLDISGEARARTDVPDLLQMFERVRGEKLADDALLLG; encoded by the coding sequence ATGCTGAGCGCACAAGACCTGCACATCACCTTCAACCCCGGCACGCCCATCGAGACACGCGCGCTGCGCGGCATGTCGCTGGACATCCCCGCCGGGCAGTTCGTCACTGTCATCGGCTCCAACGGCGCGGGCAAATCGACCTTTTTGAATGCCATCTCGGGCGATCTGCCGGTGGACATGGGCCGCATCGCCATCGACGGCCTGGACGTGACGCACCGCCCGGTGTGGGAGCGCGCCGAGCGCGTGGCGCGCGTCTTTCAAGACCCGATGGCCGGCACTTGCGAAGACCTGACCATCGAGGAGAACATGGCGCTGGCCCAGCAGCGCGGCACGCGCCGCAGCCTGCGCGGCGCCGTCAAGGCCGCCGAGCGCGCCATGTTCCGCGAACGCCTGGCCACGCTGGGCCTGGGGCTGGAAAACCGCCTCACCGACCGCATCGGCCTGCTCTCGGGCGGCCAGCGCCAGGCCGTGAGCCTGCTCATGGCGGCGCTGCAACCGTCGCGCATCCTGCTGCTGGACGAGCACACCGCGGCGCTCGACCCGCGCACGGCGGATTTTGTGCTGCAGCTCACCGCGCGCATCGTGGCCGAGAACAAGCTGACCACCATGATGGTCACGCACAGCATGCGCCAGGCGCTGGACGTGGGCCAGCGCACCGTCATGCTGCACCAGGGCCAGGTCGTGCTGGACATCTCGGGCGAGGCCCGCGCGCGCACCGACGTGCCCGACCTGCTGCAGATGTTCGAGCGCGTGCGCGGGGAGAAGCTCGCGGACGACGCGCTGCTGCTGGGCTAG
- a CDS encoding AAA family ATPase — MAQPVKKVIVIAGPNGAGKTTFARSFLPAEAQLPRFINADLIAAGLAPFAPETAAVRAGRLMLQEIEHSVRTNQSFAIETTLSGMGYLRHIAQWRAQSYRVSLFFLKLPDTGTAIARVAERVRQGGHDIPAAVIRRRFAAGWQNFERFYRDAVDDWAVYDNSGSTPVLLQWGENP, encoded by the coding sequence ATGGCGCAGCCCGTCAAGAAAGTCATCGTGATCGCCGGCCCCAATGGGGCTGGCAAAACGACTTTTGCACGGTCATTCCTGCCAGCGGAGGCGCAGCTGCCGCGCTTCATCAATGCCGATCTGATTGCAGCGGGCCTCGCCCCATTCGCACCGGAGACGGCAGCGGTGAGAGCCGGGCGGCTGATGCTTCAGGAAATCGAACACTCAGTCCGGACGAACCAGAGTTTCGCCATCGAAACCACGCTGTCGGGCATGGGCTACCTGCGCCACATCGCCCAGTGGCGAGCCCAGAGCTATCGCGTCAGTCTGTTCTTCCTGAAACTGCCTGACACAGGCACCGCCATCGCACGCGTGGCCGAGCGTGTCCGCCAGGGTGGGCACGACATCCCTGCAGCCGTCATCCGGCGCCGCTTTGCTGCGGGTTGGCAGAACTTCGAGCGCTTTTACCGCGATGCGGTCGATGATTGGGCGGTATACGACAATTCAGGATCGACACCCGTTCTTTTGCAGTGGGGAGAAAATCCATGA
- a CDS encoding Lrp/AsnC family transcriptional regulator, with the protein MDRLDRKILSVLQRDARASLQEIGAAVGLSPSPCWGRIKKMEEAGVIQGYTVRLDPLALGLGDTVLVMVTLDSHSDNTLEKFGEVLASIPEVVEAHLVSGDYDYLLRVVVKDTRDYERLLREKLYKIRGIRHSRSSFVLRTLKRADLPLGA; encoded by the coding sequence ATGGATCGCCTCGATAGAAAAATCCTCTCCGTCCTGCAGCGCGATGCGCGCGCCAGCCTGCAGGAGATCGGCGCCGCCGTGGGCCTGTCGCCCTCGCCCTGCTGGGGGCGTATCAAGAAGATGGAGGAGGCCGGCGTCATCCAGGGCTACACCGTGCGGCTTGATCCGCTGGCGCTCGGCCTGGGCGACACGGTGCTGGTCATGGTGACGCTGGACAGCCACTCGGACAACACGCTGGAAAAATTCGGCGAGGTGCTGGCCAGCATTCCCGAGGTGGTCGAGGCGCACCTGGTCTCGGGCGACTATGACTACCTGCTGCGCGTGGTGGTCAAGGACACGCGCGACTACGAGCGGCTCCTGCGCGAGAAGCTCTACAAGATCCGCGGCATCCGCCACAGCCGTTCGAGCTTTGTGCTGCGGACATTGAAGAGGGCTGATCTGCCCCTCGGAGCGTGA